In Candidatus Promineifilum breve, one genomic interval encodes:
- a CDS encoding IMPACT family protein, with protein MARIIPAAVARVETRAGNSRFIATIGPVFSVEEAKAMIGRVKAEFADASHNVPVYLIGHGQTTIAHCHDDGEPSGTAGRPALAVVQGSGLGDVGLVITRYFGGTKLGTGGLVRAYGDAARAALIAVPRAEKVATVTAMAEVAYPLLERARLLIEAHGGLTLEEAFAAEITLIARFRREAYPAFADALRELSHGATEAIIVETDEATIMPLK; from the coding sequence ATGGCGCGTATCATCCCGGCGGCCGTGGCCCGCGTGGAAACACGAGCGGGCAATTCGCGCTTTATCGCCACCATCGGCCCGGTCTTCTCGGTCGAGGAAGCCAAAGCCATGATCGGCCGGGTGAAGGCCGAATTCGCCGACGCCAGCCACAACGTCCCGGTCTACCTCATCGGCCACGGCCAGACGACCATCGCTCATTGCCACGACGACGGCGAGCCATCGGGCACGGCCGGGCGGCCGGCGCTGGCCGTGGTGCAGGGCAGCGGGCTGGGCGACGTGGGGCTGGTCATCACGCGCTACTTCGGCGGCACGAAACTGGGCACGGGCGGGCTGGTGCGGGCCTATGGTGACGCGGCGCGGGCGGCGCTGATCGCCGTGCCCCGCGCCGAGAAGGTCGCCACGGTGACGGCCATGGCCGAGGTGGCCTATCCCCTGCTGGAACGGGCCAGACTGCTGATCGAGGCCCACGGCGGCCTGACGTTGGAAGAAGCCTTCGCGGCCGAGATCACCCTGATCGCCCGCTTCCGGCGCGAAGCTTACCCCGCCTTCGCCGACGCTTTGCGCGAGCTATCCCACGGCGCGACCGAAGCAATCATCGTGGAGACGGACGAAGCGACGATCATGCCTCTGAAGTAG
- a CDS encoding PP2C family protein-serine/threonine phosphatase, which yields MEVQFAVAKISKWAVRESGDTLEMIERPHGGMSMVLVDGQTSGRNAKAISNVVARKAIQLLGEGVRDGAAARAAHDYLYTFRGGKVSATLNILSVDTRTRTIVISRNNETPVLVRTEADGFYQLDAESRAVGVHRNTKPVIAEVPIAVGTVIVAFTDGLRHAGSLSGKGRSYDPCAAFQAMVSSGRCGAAEICDRLLAEAMVMDDGRPRDDISVIAISVLDSVYGDEVRRQSGRLTLE from the coding sequence ATGGAAGTCCAATTCGCCGTCGCCAAAATATCGAAATGGGCCGTTCGCGAGAGCGGCGACACACTGGAGATGATCGAGCGGCCGCATGGCGGCATGTCGATGGTGCTGGTCGATGGGCAGACGAGCGGCCGGAACGCTAAGGCCATCAGCAACGTCGTCGCCCGCAAGGCCATCCAGCTATTGGGCGAGGGCGTGCGCGACGGAGCCGCGGCCCGCGCCGCCCACGATTACCTCTACACCTTCCGTGGCGGCAAGGTCTCGGCCACGCTCAATATCCTGTCGGTCGATACGCGCACCCGCACCATCGTCATCAGTCGCAACAACGAGACGCCGGTGCTGGTGCGCACCGAGGCCGACGGCTTCTACCAACTCGACGCCGAATCCAGAGCCGTCGGCGTCCACCGCAATACCAAGCCGGTCATCGCCGAGGTGCCCATCGCCGTCGGCACGGTCATCGTGGCCTTCACCGACGGCCTGCGCCACGCCGGCAGCCTGAGCGGCAAGGGGCGCAGCTACGACCCGTGCGCCGCGTTCCAGGCGATGGTCAGCTCCGGCCGGTGCGGCGCGGCCGAGATCTGCGACCGGCTGTTGGCCGAGGCGATGGTCATGGACGACGGCCGCCCCCGCGACGACATCAGCGTCATCGCCATCTCCGTGCTGGACAGCGTGTACGGCGACGAGGTGCGGCGGCAGAGCGGGCGGCTGACGTTGGAGTAA
- the recD2 gene encoding SF1B family DNA helicase RecD2 — MGDRAEVSGSIERVTYYNEESGYTVLRLRPDTRGMLPYAYGEQLLTVVGNLPEVNPGEWLKLTGQWLMHPKHGRQFQVEQCEQSVPASVEGIKRYLGSGMVRGVGKVMAERIVNRFGADTLTIIDENPQRLGEVLGIGRKRVDNVIKAWAEQRAIKDVMIFLQGHGISTHLAVKIYKQYGDASLAVVQATPYRLVQDIHGIGFKTADKIAQALGLSPDDPARIEAGIHYTLSKMADDGHVYAPQDELEPEAAEILQLPAERVTAVLESLENSELVRRETIVYQTADDRRQTTAGKSTNGGDAVMREERAVYLPALYHSETGLTRQVKRLVEHPTSRLSGLRGGFVQAPLLDKGAGGRVATNPLTPQQEQAVNAAVSHKLTILTGGPGTGKTTTLNNLLNLLDATGHTYALASPTGRAAKRMTEATGREARTIHRLLEFKPGEGFGRNENHPIDADLIVIDESSMLDLVLAYNLLRAIGSDSHLLLVGDVDQLPSVGAGDVLRDLIESGVAAVVRLETIFRQAADSLIIRNAHRINRGLMPETTADGADSLPSDFYIFIKEDPGETADLLVDIVAKRAPTKFGLDPFDDIQVLAPMYNGLAGVTRLNGLLQEALNPPGGRKIERRISGRTFRVGDKVMQTVNNYDKSVYNGDIGRITAIDVIEQTMTVAIDGAPVVYSFLEVDELIHAYAVSVHKSQGSEYPCVVIPVVVQHYLMLQRNLLYTAITRARKLVILVGTRRAIQIAVRTNPVVERHTALDWRLKK, encoded by the coding sequence ATGGGCGATCGCGCGGAAGTGAGCGGCTCCATCGAGCGCGTCACGTACTATAACGAGGAGAGCGGCTACACCGTGTTGCGGCTGCGGCCCGACACGCGCGGGATGCTGCCCTACGCTTACGGCGAGCAACTGCTGACCGTCGTCGGCAATCTGCCCGAAGTGAACCCCGGCGAATGGCTGAAGCTGACCGGGCAATGGCTGATGCACCCCAAACACGGCCGCCAGTTCCAGGTGGAACAGTGCGAGCAATCCGTGCCGGCCTCGGTCGAGGGCATCAAGCGCTATCTCGGTTCGGGCATGGTGCGCGGCGTGGGCAAGGTGATGGCCGAGCGCATCGTCAACCGCTTCGGGGCCGACACGCTGACCATCATCGATGAGAATCCGCAACGGCTGGGCGAGGTGCTGGGCATCGGCCGCAAGCGGGTCGATAACGTCATCAAAGCCTGGGCCGAGCAGCGGGCCATCAAGGACGTGATGATTTTCCTGCAAGGTCACGGCATCTCCACCCATTTGGCAGTCAAGATCTACAAGCAATACGGCGACGCGTCGCTGGCCGTCGTCCAGGCCACGCCCTACCGGCTGGTGCAGGACATCCACGGCATCGGCTTCAAGACGGCCGACAAGATCGCCCAGGCCCTGGGGCTCTCGCCCGACGACCCGGCGCGCATCGAGGCCGGCATCCACTACACCCTGAGCAAGATGGCCGACGACGGCCACGTCTACGCGCCGCAGGACGAACTGGAGCCGGAAGCGGCCGAAATTCTGCAACTGCCGGCCGAACGGGTGACGGCCGTGCTGGAATCGCTGGAGAACAGCGAATTGGTGCGGCGGGAGACGATTGTGTATCAGACCGCGGACGACAGACGGCAGACCACGGCCGGAAAATCAACGAATGGCGGGGACGCCGTTATGCGCGAGGAGCGGGCGGTGTATCTGCCGGCCCTCTACCACTCCGAGACGGGGCTGACGCGGCAGGTGAAGCGGCTGGTGGAGCATCCGACGAGCCGCCTCAGTGGATTGAGGGGCGGCTTTGTCCAGGCCCCTTTGCTCGACAAGGGCGCGGGCGGCCGGGTCGCCACGAACCCGCTGACCCCCCAGCAGGAGCAGGCCGTCAACGCCGCCGTCAGCCACAAGCTGACTATCCTGACCGGCGGGCCGGGCACGGGCAAGACGACGACGCTTAACAACCTGCTCAACCTGCTGGACGCCACCGGCCATACCTACGCCCTGGCCTCGCCCACCGGCCGCGCGGCCAAACGCATGACCGAGGCCACCGGGCGCGAGGCCCGCACCATCCACCGCCTGCTGGAGTTCAAGCCGGGCGAGGGCTTCGGCCGCAACGAAAACCACCCCATCGACGCCGATCTGATCGTCATCGATGAGTCGTCGATGCTCGATCTGGTGCTGGCCTATAACCTGCTGCGGGCCATCGGTTCCGACAGCCACCTGCTGCTGGTGGGCGACGTGGATCAGTTGCCGTCCGTCGGCGCGGGTGACGTGCTGCGCGACCTGATCGAGTCGGGCGTGGCCGCCGTGGTGCGGCTGGAGACGATCTTCCGCCAGGCGGCCGACTCGCTCATCATCCGCAACGCCCACCGCATCAATCGCGGCCTGATGCCGGAGACGACGGCCGATGGGGCGGACTCTTTGCCGAGCGACTTCTACATCTTCATCAAGGAAGACCCCGGCGAGACGGCCGACCTGCTGGTCGACATCGTCGCCAAGCGCGCCCCGACCAAGTTCGGCCTGGATCCGTTCGACGACATCCAGGTGCTGGCCCCGATGTACAACGGGCTGGCCGGCGTCACGCGCCTGAACGGGCTATTGCAGGAGGCGCTCAACCCGCCCGGTGGGCGCAAGATCGAGCGGCGCATCAGCGGCCGGACGTTTCGCGTCGGTGACAAGGTGATGCAAACGGTGAACAATTATGATAAAAGCGTTTATAATGGGGACATCGGCCGCATCACCGCCATCGACGTCATCGAACAGACGATGACTGTCGCCATCGACGGCGCGCCGGTAGTCTATAGCTTTCTGGAGGTAGACGAACTGATCCACGCCTATGCCGTCAGCGTTCACAAGTCGCAGGGATCGGAGTATCCGTGTGTGGTCATCCCGGTGGTGGTGCAGCATTATCTGATGCTCCAGCGCAACCTGCTCTACACGGCCATCACCCGCGCCCGCAAGCTGGTGATCCTGGTCGGCACGCGCCGCGCCATCCAGATCGCCGTGCGCACCAACCCCGTCGTCGAGCGGCATACGGCCCTCGATTGGCGGTTGAAGAAGTGA